A stretch of Planctomycetaceae bacterium DNA encodes these proteins:
- a CDS encoding serine hydrolase domain-containing protein: MLDVLEDLQPNATSDAAESNRVESPHTEARLRDITIRHLLQHRGGWDRDKSFDAMFRSVDFARQLNVSPPADQHTVIQAMLHQPLDFDPGERYAYSNFGYCLLGRVIEKLTGQPYEAYVKQHVLAPLGITSMRIGATRLDGRAEREVRYYQPGTGKSVFADDLNEDTPWPYGAWYLEAMDSHGGWIASAVDLARFAAAFDDPDNCPILSKASIELMYERPPGSAGFETDGTPKETYYSLGWINRVTENDRINHWHTGSLDGTATILIRRHDGRNFVALMNGRVSPSADHLGRAIDRLLHKAADTVETWPEDDQFSVYFPDEKRVAE, encoded by the coding sequence GTGCTGGACGTGCTTGAAGACCTGCAACCGAATGCCACCAGCGACGCAGCGGAGTCAAATCGCGTCGAATCTCCTCACACGGAGGCTCGACTGAGGGACATTACGATTCGGCATCTGCTGCAGCATCGCGGCGGCTGGGACCGTGACAAATCGTTTGACGCGATGTTCCGGTCGGTCGACTTCGCCCGGCAACTGAACGTTTCGCCTCCCGCGGATCAGCACACGGTGATTCAGGCGATGCTGCATCAGCCTCTGGATTTCGATCCCGGTGAACGCTACGCCTATTCGAACTTTGGCTACTGCCTGCTCGGGCGCGTCATCGAAAAACTGACCGGTCAGCCCTACGAAGCGTATGTGAAACAGCATGTGCTGGCTCCGCTGGGAATCACGTCGATGCGCATCGGAGCGACTCGGCTGGACGGACGGGCGGAACGCGAAGTTCGCTACTATCAGCCTGGAACGGGCAAGTCCGTGTTTGCCGACGATCTGAACGAAGACACGCCCTGGCCGTACGGAGCGTGGTACCTGGAGGCGATGGATTCTCACGGCGGCTGGATCGCGTCGGCGGTCGATCTCGCTCGCTTCGCCGCAGCGTTCGATGATCCGGACAACTGCCCGATTCTGTCGAAGGCCAGCATCGAACTGATGTATGAACGGCCGCCGGGGTCGGCTGGTTTCGAGACCGATGGAACGCCGAAGGAGACGTACTATTCGCTCGGCTGGATCAATCGTGTCACGGAGAACGACCGGATCAACCACTGGCACACGGGTTCTCTGGACGGCACCGCCACGATTCTGATCCGCCGCCACGACGGCAGAAACTTCGTGGCCCTGATGAACGGTCGAGTCAGTCCGTCCGCCGATCATCTTGGCCGAGCCATCGACCGGTTGCTTCACAAGGCAGCTGACACGGTTGAAACATGGCCCGAAGACGATCAATTTTCCGTCTACTTTCCGGACGAGAAGCGTGTTGCAGAATGA